ACACAAAAGAAGGTCCTATTTATCTTCGCTTGTGGAAATACTATGTTTATAGTTTTGATAAAAAAAATGTTGTTCCTATTATTCTTTTAGATTCTAATCTTCTTCAAAATAAAGAATATTTTCGAAAACTAACAGATCAGCTTTATCGAAGCGATAATGTTTGGTGGAAAATTATTCAAAGAACAATTCTGGGTGTTGGCGGTATGAAGGCCTTGGAAAGCTTAGGGTACGCAACAGATCGTTATCATTTAAATGAAGGACATGCTGCCTTTGCCTTAGTTGAGAAGTATATGAATCTTGAAGACAAATCGAAATTTGATGAGACCAAAAAGCAGTTTATATTTACATGTCATACCCCGGTTGAGGCGGGTCATGATAAATTCGAAATTCATGATGTCGCCAATGTTTTGGAGCCAGAATATGTGAAGGCGGCAGAGATGTTGGGCAAAGAAAGTCCGTCGTCATCTCAGATTAGCTTGACGTATATTGCATTAAATAATTGTTCAAAAGTTAATGCGGTTGCACAAAAACATGGTGAAGTTATGAGGACTCAATTTCCAAACTTTGCCTCAAAAATTCAAGCGATTACCAATGGCGTTCATGGATATACATGGCTTTCGCAAAGCTTTTATAGTCTTTTTGAGAAATACAAAAAACAATTAGGTCCTTGGGATAAGGATTTTACGAGCTTGACGTCGGTTTTGGCTTTGGCAAGTAATAAAAATTTTAGAAAAGATTTGTTCCAAGCCCATCAACAAAATAAAAGAAACTTAATTGATATTATTAAGCATTGGCAGTTAAGAGAAGATGTTTTTACTATTTCATGGGCGAGGCGTATTGCAAACTATAAACGACCTGCTTTAATTTTACATAAAATTGAACGTTTAATTAAGATTGCGGAGACAATCGGTCCGATTCAAATTATTTTGGCTGGCAAAGCGCATCCCAACGACAATATCGGAGGCGCGCATATCGATGAGATTCTGGATCAGATCGATACACTTAATCAGCATAAAAAATTGATTAAAGTTCTTATTTTAGAAAATTATGATACTTATTTTGGAAAACTTTTGACGAGCTCTGTCGATGTTTGGCTGAACAACCCGCTACCTCCGTTTGAGGCATCCGGAACAAGTGGTATGAAAGCAATTGCAAATGGAGTTTTGCAGCTGACAACGCTGGATGGTTGGGTGGTCGAAGCCGCGAACGATAATATTGGTTGGATTTTTGGTTACCAGCATAAAGAGGGAACGCCGATTGGCGACGAAGGAAATCTGCGCCTCGATTCAGACTCAGATGCTCTTTATGATACCTTAGAGCAGGTAGTTGATTTGTATTACAAGACTCTCAAAGACGATAAGGTCAATATTGACAGTCCGTGGATTGACAAGATGATTCAGTGCATTTATCGCAGTGCATTTTTTAATACTCATCGGATGGTCAATGAATATAATGAGAAAATGTGGCAAATAAAAAAATAGAATTATAGATTTTTTTAATTATGAAACAATATCTTGATTTAATTCAACATGTTTTAGATAACGGTGAAAAGAAGGAAGACAGAACAGGCACAGGAACGATATCTGTTTTTGGATGTCAAAAGAAATATGATTTGCGCGTTGGTTTTCCTCTTTTGACGACTAAAAAGGTTTTGTTCAGCGCAGTTGTTCGAGAACTTCTTTGGTTTTTAAAAGGATCGACTAATATCAATGATGATCTTGTTCAGCACACGCCGATATGGAACGCTTGGGCGGATGACAAAGGAGAGCTTGGCCCTGTGTATGGATATCAGTGGCGTAAGTGGGAAAAATTTTCTACCGATAGCTTGACCGGCACATATCAAAAGCAGTATATTGATCAGATTCAAGATGCGATTGAAATGATCAAAACTAATCCAAATTCAAGACGCATTATTGTAAGTGCCTGGAATGTTGCAGATATTGATCGCATGGCATTGCCGCCTTGTCATATGATGTTTCAGTTTTATGTGGTTAATGGTAGGTTGGATTGTCAGCTTTATCAGCGTTCGGCAGATCTTGCTTTGGGAGTTCCTTTTAATATTGCGAGTTATGCGCTTTTGATGACTATGGTTGCGCAAGAGTGCGATTTGATCCCTGGAATTTTCACGCACACATTAGGCGACGCTCATATTTATTTGAATCATATTGAAGGCCTAAAAACGCAGCTGACACGTATCCCAAAGTCTTTGCCTGAAGTGCGTGTTGCTAAAAAGAAGACTTTAGATATTCAGTTTGAGGATATCGAATTAATTAATTATACCTACGATCCATTTATCAAATTCCCTATCGCGGTTTAAAAACTAATGAATAGTAAAATGAAGCCTTTTGATATTATTGTTGCGCTTGATCAAGAAAACGGAATAGGAAGAGACGGAGCTTTGCCGTGGGCGCTGTCTCCTGATTTGCAATATTTTAAGAAAATTACAACAACAACAGAGGATCCTTCAAAAATTAATGCTGTGATTATGGGTCGAAAAACATGGGAATCAATTCCCGAGAAATTTCGTCCTCTTTCTAATAGACTTAATGTTGTTTTGACTCGGAATAGAGAGTTTGTTTTGCCAAAAGAGGTGATGTTGGCAGGCAGTCTTGAATTTGCTTTTCAAGAGTTATCCAAGTTAGATTTTCAAGATCGTATTGAGAAGATTTTTGTTGTTGGCGGAGCGAGTATTTATGCCCAAGCGCTTGAAAAAGAAACATGTCGAACAATTTACATGACGCGTATTTTTAGTGATTTTAGTTGTGACACGTTTTTTCCTTCAATTGATGATAAATTCAAAGAAATAGAGTCTTCTGAGATTCAAGAGTGTGATGATTTGACGTATTGTTTTTCTACCTTTCAAAATAAGACCCTTGGCTAGGGACATTTTTTCAATAATCCTCTCTAGATTTTTTTTATATATCCTTTATAATATATATATATATATATTTAACATGAAAGGACTGTAGATGACTGGGAAAAAGAGAATTTTGGTTGTTGATGATGAGCAAAGTATTTCAAAGACGCTTAAGCTCTTGCTGGAGACACGCGGTTATGATGTTGATGTTGCAGAGACGGGTAGAGAGGCTCTTGAAAAAGCACTAAAGAAGCCAGATATCATACTTCTCGACCTGGTTCTCCCTGATATTCCTGGATTTGATGTTTGCCGGAAGTTGCGTGAAAACAAGACGACACGCCTTATTCCAATTATTATTCTTTCGGTTCGATATTTGTATGAAGACAAAGTTGAAGGACTTTATTTAGGAGCTGATGATTACATTACAAAGCCTTTTGAATATGAAGAGCTTTTTGCTCGCGTAGAAGCTGTTATTCGTCGGCGTCAGATGTTTGATGACACTGAAAAAGAAAATAGTCCTGTTATTGTAGAATTGCGCCGGATTATCGATGAGAAGCTAATTACTCCATTTTTTCAGCCCATTTATCTTTTAAAGCCTTTTAAGTTGTATGGACTCGAAGTTTTAAGTCGACCTCCGATGCAAAGTATTTTATCGAATCCCGAGATGTTGTTTGAGGCGGCGCTTCGTTTTGGATTTTATAAAGAACTTGAGATGACATGTTGGAAGAAAGCGTTTGAGGTGCTTTCTTCAGGATCTTATTCAAATCGAATATTTTTAAACTGTAATCCATATTTGGTGGAAAGCGCAGAATTTTTAACGATCAAATCGCTTATATCGGATTATAATATTTCAAGCAAGGATGTTGTTTTAGAAATCACAGAGCGCTCAGGAATTACGGATTATAGAATGTTTTTTGATCGATTGCGTGAATATCAAAAAGATGGATTATGTGTTGCGATTGATGATGTTGGTGGAGGGTATGCAAGTTTTGAGTCAATTGTTGAGATTAGTCCAAATCTTGTGAAGATTGATATTAGTATTATTCGTGATTTAGACAAGAATCCTCTTAAAGCCAGCGTCGTTAAATTTATTATTGGGTTTTGCAAAGAAAACAATATTATTTCTGTTGCCGAGGGAATTGAGCGAAAAGAAGAGTTAGACGTTTTGCTGGATCTTGGCGTTGATGCCGGACAAGGATATTTTTTAGGGATGCCATCCCCTGAGATTAAAGTTGATGAATTAAACCAAAAGAAAATAGCATAGTGAAAAGAATTTCTATATTTATCTTGTTGGTATTGTTTTCCTTGTCTTTGACGGCTTGTTCATTTTTTCGAAAGAATAAAGTCGAAATCAGCAATGACAAACAATCGCTTTATTTTGATGGTACGGTTGTAATGCCAGAGAAAATTACCGGACAGGCAGGGTTGTTGATGATACCGTTTAAAGCCGGTCCAGGTGTTGCTGCAACAAATAATCTCGATCGGCTGTCGCTTTATATTGTAAAGTCTATTTCGGATTGTTTTAAAGATGAAAATATTGGCTTGCGCATTTTATCATCAGCGGAAACTAAGGATGCTGATTTAGTTTTAAAAGGGTATATTGTTAATGTTGATGAGCCGAAGGGGATCATTAATAAATTTCGAAAGAAGAAAAATCAACTTGAAACAAAAGGGCAGATCATAGATATTAAGACTGGAGAAATTGTTGTTGATTTCTCATCAAGCATATATTCAGAAAAAAGAGAAAATTTAAATGAGCTTGCTCGTCAAACAGGCAAGGCCATTGCGAATTTCATTTTAGATCACATTGGGGAGAAATAATGATTGTTGTTACAGGGGCGGCTGGATTTATCGGGAGCTGTATTTTAGCTCGTTTAAACGAGACTGGTCGAGAGGATATATTGATTGTTGATCATCTTGATAATGAGTTAAAGCCGAGAAACTTGAAGAATAAGAAATTTATTGATTATTTTGACAAGAAAGATTTTTTAGAGCATATTCAGACAGGTCAGATGTCATCGGATGTTGATTGCATTATTCATATGGGAGCTTGCAGTTCTACGATTTTAACGGATGAAAAGTATTACAATGAAAACAATTTTGAATATACAAAAGCACTTAGCTTATGGGCTTTAAAAAATAACGTGCGTTTTATTTATGCGAGTTCAGCAGCGACATATGGAGATGGATCTAAAGGATATAGCGACGATCATGCATTGATCAAAACATATCAACCACTTAATTTTTACGGACAGTCAAAGCAAAATTTTGATCAGTGGGCTTTGGATCAAGGGATGCTGGATAAAATAGTTGGATTGAAATTCTTTAATGTGTTTGGACCTAATGAGTATCATAAAGGGCCGATGCGAAGTCTTGTTTTAAAGGCTTATAAAAAAGTAAGCGAAGAAGGGAAAATGCTTCTTTTTAAGTCATATAAAAAAGAATATGCACATGGAGAGCAAAAGCGAGATTTTATTTATATTAAAGATGCTGTTGATATTGTGATGCATTTCTTTGAAAATCCTAATCTTTCTGGTATTTATAATGTTGGCACAGGGCGCGCACAATCGTGGAATGAATTGGCGTTTGCTTTATTTAATGCTGTAGGGAAAAAGCCCAATATTGAATATATCGAGATGCCTTTTGATTTGCGTGATCAATATCAATATTTTACACAGGCTGACATGCAAAAATTGCGCAGTACAGGGTATCAAAAACCTTTTAGAAGTTTAGAAGATAGTGTTTCAGATTATACTAAATATTTGTTACGTAAAGAGTATATCTAAAAATATTTTAGGGAGATTGCCATGTTAATTATTATTTTAAGTTTAGTTGCTATTGTGTGCCTTGTAATCGGGATGTCATTTGTTTTTGGTGGTTTTTTGGCGGTTCCCGATAAAAATCAGGTTGTGGATCGAAAAGAGTTTGAAGAAAAAGAGAAAGCGCTTCGTGCTTCTCAAGAATCAGAGCAAAGAATCAAAAAAGAGTTTGAGGTTCTTAAAAATGAGATTGCTGCGTCGAGAGAAACCCTTGAGCTGACAAAGAAGGAAACAGAAAAAATTCAGCAAGATTTGGATGTCGCCAAAGCAAGCGCGAGTCAAATGGAGCAAGAAGAAAAATTAAAACTAGAGGCCTATCAAAAAGAAATTGAATCTTTAAAAGCAGAGAGTAGCCAGCTAAAAGAAGTTGCTGCCAAAGCCCCCGAAAGAGTTGTTGCACTTGAGCGCGAGATGGCTTTAATCGTGCAAAAAACAAATGAGCAGGCAGACGGTGCTGTTGATTTGATTAAGACGCTTCAGCAGCAATTAGATGCTTCTAAACAAAAAGAGCAGGACTACGAGAGCAAGGTTAAAGCGCTAGAAGAAAAAGCAGTCAGTGTTGAAGATCAAGAAAAGAAACTTCAAGAGATGAATGAAGAAAATGAAAGATTAAAGCAAGAAAATGATTCTGTGGAAGAAAAATACAGGCAAGAAATTGAAAAGCTCAAAAGTTTTGAGCAAAGCGCCTCATTTCTAGAGAATGAAAATCAAACGCTTCAAGCGAAAATTCAAGAACAAGAGGAAAAGACTAAAAAACTCCAAGATGAGTCGATTCGCTTAAAGCAAGAAAATGAAGCATATGCTAATCAGATTAAAGATAAGATTGCTAATTTAGAAAAAGAAAAAGTTGCCCTTGAGCAAAAAATAAGCACTGTTAATCCTGAGGATTCCCTGCAGCTTGACGAGCTAAAGAGTCAAAACGAGCAGCTTCAAGAACAAAACAAGCTTGCTCAGTCTGAGTTGATTAAGGCAAAAGCTCGTGCACAAGGGCTGGAAAAGATTTGCGCAGATTATCAGACGCAACTAGAAGAAACTTTTCGTAGTGCAAATACTTAAATCATATTTCTTCTTATGACTTATAATTATTTACAAGTATTAAAGGTTGGGCATCAGGCTATTGTTTGTGCGATTGATCAAACACAAGGCTTTCTTCGCTCTTATCGGGAAGCAAGACCAAGAATTCGCAGCCTAGGAGAACAATTAGCAACTTTCTTTAGTCGCCAAGATAAGCGTATGTTTGATCAGCTTTATGCGTTTTATGCGGGAGATCGGTTATCAACAAAAATGATTGATTTTCTTGCTCATGATTTAAAAGATATTAAGGTAAAGTATTTAACGTTTTTCGATAAGCATTCCGGAGAAGTTTTTGATACAAGCGCATCATCTTTTCCAAAAGATTTCATGGATTTTTCGGGACAAATCATTGGAAGACTTAAAATAGAAGAAGAGTATTTGTTTCCGCTTCTTGAGAAAATGGATCAGCAAGTATAGAGAGTTGCACCCAGAAAGGATTTTGTTATAATAATGATCATGAAAAATAAAATATTATTTGTTATTCTTTGTTTTACTTTTATCGGATGTGCCCGCTTGATGGAAATTCCAAAATCAATATTGGGATCTTCGACCAAGGCTTTAGAAGATTATCGCTCAACGGCAACGGTTAAACAATATCCTTGTTCATTAGATAGTTGTTTTAACGATATTTTAGATATTGCTGATGAGGCTGAGTTGGATATTTTTATTAAAGAGAAAAAACGCGGCCTTATTGTTTTAATGGGTTTTGAAGGGGTTACAGATACAACCGAAGTCGGTATTTTCTTAACGTCCGTATCAGAGGCACAAACAAAACTCGAAGTCGTTTCCTTAAGCTCATCTGCTCAGCGAATTGCATCAGAGCTTATTTTTCTAGAATTAAACAATAAATTCTTAGAAAAAGAGTAATAATATGATAGAGCATGAACTTCTTTTTTTAGGGCTTTTGATGGAAGGGCCAAAGCACGGCTATGAAATCAAGCGTCAGCTAGAAGAAGAGCTTTTTCCATTTCTAGGATTAAAGATAAAGTCTATTTATTATCCTTTGCGAAAAATGGAAAAGCTTCGGCTCGTTGAAAAAGATGTGGGTCGAGAAGGAAAGTTTCCCGAGAAGTTTGTCTATAAAATTACTTCAAAGGGAAGAAAGATTTTTGATCATCTTTTAACTGAAAACTTTCTTTCGATCGAGCGACCGTATTTTAATGTTGACCTTTCTCTTTATTTCTTACCTTATGTGGATCAAGATATTGCTAAAAGGCGTCTGCGTGCCAGAGTTATTTTCTTAAAACGCATTAAGCGCGATCTTGAGTCTATTAAAAAGAATCTTAAAAAAACTTCCCAACACTTATTCATCATTTTGGAACACGATCTTGATCTTGTTTCAGCTGAAATCCGTTCGATTGAGCGGCTTATTGGCGTTCTTGCCCAAAAATCTTAAGATATTTTAATTTTTCAGCCAAATTATCGATTTTCTCTCTTTTTAATCAATTTTAAAGTTTTTTTTAAAATTTCTTTAGAATCAATTATTTTTTATTTTTCACTTCTTTTTATATTCCTCGTCTAAGAAAGCGTTTTCTTGAAATGCTTGATTTGGGGTTTTTTTCTTTTGTTTGGCGTGTATACTTTAAGTAGATTTCCGACAGTTGTTAAAATATATTTTTGTTAACGCACAATTTTCTCCCCTAGCCACGGGGAACACCAAAGGAGCAAAAATGTGTGATCTAAAAAGTTATCGAAAGAAGTGTTTTTTTTCAAGATTTATCTCAGTTGTTGTCCTTCTAAGTTTTCTATTCTTTACGATTATTCCTCCTGGTTACGCACAAAACATTCAACTTCCCGCTGTAGGAACCTTAGTTCCTCTAAGTCCGGTTTTTCAACCAGCTGTCTTGCGCGGCATTCAAGTCGATCCTTTTAAGCATCTTGAACTTAAGTTTATTGTGGATGCCGGAGAAAGCGGTCTAGCTGGCGAAGATCTTCAGGGCGAAACAAACAACTTGATTCATTATTTCTTGGCATCTTTAGCTATTCCTGAAAAAGATCTTTGGGTCAACCTTTCTCCTTATGAAGATGATCGTATTGTTCCTGATGCGCTTGGAAAAACAGAAATGGGCCGAGATTTGTTGGCTCAAGACTATTTGCTCAAACAAGTAACGGCTTCGTTATTGTATCCCGACGATGAGCTAGGCAAGCAATTTTGGCAAAGGGTTTATAAAAAAGCTTATGAAAAATACGGAACAACCAATATTCCGGTTAATACGTTTAACAAGGTTTGGATCTTGCCTGATACGGTAAAAATTTATGAAGAGGGCGATCGCGCGATTATCACTGAAGCTAAAATGAAGGTTATGCTTGAGGAAGACTATTTGTCTAAAGAGAAGAATTTGAAAGTTGACGCTAAAGGCAACGCTGACGAAACGGCACAGCTATCCTCAGAGATTATACGTGAAATCGTTATTCCAGAGATTGAAAGAGAAATCAATGAAGGAAAGAATTTTGCTAAGGTTCGTCAGGTTTATTATTCTCTTGTTTTAGCGCATTGGTTTAAGACAAAATTGAAGAATGTTTTGATGAACAAGATTTTTGCTGATCTGTCTAAAACAAAGGGTTTTGAGACAGATGACCCTGAGGTAATTGATAAGATTTATGATCAGTATGTGGAGTCTTTTAAAAAAGGTGTGTGCAATGTTTTGCGTATTGATTTTGATAAAAATGAAAACAAACATATTCCGCGAAAATATTTTTCTGGTGGAGCATCTATGCAAATTGATGACAATAAAATAGAGCCTGCCACTTCTGCTAGCGCAATTACAGCATTGAGGAAAGCGGCAACGCTGGCTACAGCGGTTGTGTTCTTTGCATTTGCATCATTAACCGGAAAAGCGGCAACTCCAGAAGATTTCAATGACGATCATAATATTACAACAATAACGGCAACTGAAGGATCTGTAAATAATGTTTATGAGGTAGCGCCTGTTGATTTTGAGGGTCCGCCAAGCGGACTTGAATCTGATGAGGACGGATTTCTTAATATTCCAACACCTAATGTGAAAATAAACACAGATACTGTCCAGCAGGTATTTCAGAAGGAAGTACCTTTTTCTGTGGGAGACGTTATTAAATCAGCAAGAGGAAATGCAGAGTTAACAATTGCACAGAAAGTGCCAGTTAAGATAAATAACAAGGGGAATAAAATCGATATGGAGGTTGTTTGGGGGCAGGTACAAGAAAACGGAAAAAGGTATGATGTTTTCTTTGTGCAACTTTCGAATCCAAACCCATTGTTTCATAAAGGACATATGACGTATTCGCATTCCTTGCAAGCGTTAATTAATGCGGCAGGTCCTAACAATCCTAGCTTTAGAGAGACGCTAAAGAGGGTATCCGGAAAAACAATAAAGGATTTTGAAGCTGATCTTATCGATATTCTAACAGGAGATCAAGCAAAGGCTACTCAAGATCACAACTATATGAATAAAAAAGGTGTGAACAACCCTTATCAAATGAGTATTGGCGCTCTTGCTTTTGTTGCCCGTTCAGGGGAAAGGCCTATTGAGGTTAAGTTGCCACCGATTTCTAGGCTCGATCCTTTGCCTTTTACTGGATGGGAAGTTGGGTATGATTTGGTGATGGAGAAGATTGAAAAAATAGAGGAAGTCCAGGTGATCAGCAAAAGCACCTATAATGTTAAAGCTGATGGGCGTTGGAGAGTGGTTTCAACGGCTCAAGGTCAAGATGGTCACGATCTCAATAGTTTAGTTACGTTAACTAATAATTTTGCTCAAGATAATATACAAGGAAATTTGGGCAATTGGATAGCTTCAGGACGAAATTTTTTGCAACAATTTCAAGGGATTAATACAGCTGGGGATCAAGCGTCTGAAGTAGGAGAGAATGCAGTTGTGGACGCCAAAACTTTAATCGAAGAGCTATCCCAAAAAGACAGCACAATTTTTAATATTTTAAATCTTATTGTTCCAGATTTCTTACAAAAAGTGAATAAAAACGCAAATGATTTGAGTGGTAAGATTGTCGATGGCGTGGGTGATGTTCAAGGAGATGTTCAGGGTTCTTATGATCAAGCCAAAGCTGATGCTAGCACAGATGAGGAACTTTTGGCATATATTGGATTTGCTTCTCAATTCTTAAATAATCCTTATATACAGAAGAAGGCAGATAGCTTTATCAATCAGCTAGCTGAGAATAGTTATGTTCAATCAGGTGGTGGAGTTTTGGAAGCAGGAACACGAGCTGAGATTAAAGATGTTGCGACCCAGATTGGCGGCATGCAAATGGAATATTCTGCTGTGGATAAAGATGGAAAGATTCAAAATTTTTCCTTTAATTTTAATCAAGTTGTGTCGTTAAGATATTTACTTTCACTTGATTTAAATGTGTTAGCACAAGGAAAAGCTGGCTTTGATGAACGAACAGAAAATCTTCTTTTTGAATTTGCAGAGCAAG
The sequence above is drawn from the Candidatus Omnitrophota bacterium genome and encodes:
- a CDS encoding dihydrofolate reductase, giving the protein MKPFDIIVALDQENGIGRDGALPWALSPDLQYFKKITTTTEDPSKINAVIMGRKTWESIPEKFRPLSNRLNVVLTRNREFVLPKEVMLAGSLEFAFQELSKLDFQDRIEKIFVVGGASIYAQALEKETCRTIYMTRIFSDFSCDTFFPSIDDKFKEIESSEIQECDDLTYCFSTFQNKTLG
- a CDS encoding EAL domain-containing protein, whose amino-acid sequence is MTGKKRILVVDDEQSISKTLKLLLETRGYDVDVAETGREALEKALKKPDIILLDLVLPDIPGFDVCRKLRENKTTRLIPIIILSVRYLYEDKVEGLYLGADDYITKPFEYEELFARVEAVIRRRQMFDDTEKENSPVIVELRRIIDEKLITPFFQPIYLLKPFKLYGLEVLSRPPMQSILSNPEMLFEAALRFGFYKELEMTCWKKAFEVLSSGSYSNRIFLNCNPYLVESAEFLTIKSLISDYNISSKDVVLEITERSGITDYRMFFDRLREYQKDGLCVAIDDVGGGYASFESIVEISPNLVKIDISIIRDLDKNPLKASVVKFIIGFCKENNIISVAEGIERKEELDVLLDLGVDAGQGYFLGMPSPEIKVDELNQKKIA
- the glgP gene encoding alpha-glucan family phosphorylase, producing the protein MPEQIKKKSFIYKDLVNSIEGFKENYSKDINEKNYFGFPTETILRAEKNLYNPKNPSIAYFSMEYGIAPSIYNTFQQKAALSEANKFYTHEVFSNNWLCDYIFKVEIDKLLDIPIYGGGLGVLAGDTMKSVADLDFSLVGIGILWNKGYFKQNFWYKHGQIPEELQWDPHSYPGLIPLKNIITLNTKEGPIYLRLWKYYVYSFDKKNVVPIILLDSNLLQNKEYFRKLTDQLYRSDNVWWKIIQRTILGVGGMKALESLGYATDRYHLNEGHAAFALVEKYMNLEDKSKFDETKKQFIFTCHTPVEAGHDKFEIHDVANVLEPEYVKAAEMLGKESPSSSQISLTYIALNNCSKVNAVAQKHGEVMRTQFPNFASKIQAITNGVHGYTWLSQSFYSLFEKYKKQLGPWDKDFTSLTSVLALASNKNFRKDLFQAHQQNKRNLIDIIKHWQLREDVFTISWARRIANYKRPALILHKIERLIKIAETIGPIQIILAGKAHPNDNIGGAHIDEILDQIDTLNQHKKLIKVLILENYDTYFGKLLTSSVDVWLNNPLPPFEASGTSGMKAIANGVLQLTTLDGWVVEAANDNIGWIFGYQHKEGTPIGDEGNLRLDSDSDALYDTLEQVVDLYYKTLKDDKVNIDSPWIDKMIQCIYRSAFFNTHRMVNEYNEKMWQIKK
- a CDS encoding thymidylate synthase → MKQYLDLIQHVLDNGEKKEDRTGTGTISVFGCQKKYDLRVGFPLLTTKKVLFSAVVRELLWFLKGSTNINDDLVQHTPIWNAWADDKGELGPVYGYQWRKWEKFSTDSLTGTYQKQYIDQIQDAIEMIKTNPNSRRIIVSAWNVADIDRMALPPCHMMFQFYVVNGRLDCQLYQRSADLALGVPFNIASYALLMTMVAQECDLIPGIFTHTLGDAHIYLNHIEGLKTQLTRIPKSLPEVRVAKKKTLDIQFEDIELINYTYDPFIKFPIAV
- a CDS encoding PadR family transcriptional regulator; translation: MIEHELLFLGLLMEGPKHGYEIKRQLEEELFPFLGLKIKSIYYPLRKMEKLRLVEKDVGREGKFPEKFVYKITSKGRKIFDHLLTENFLSIERPYFNVDLSLYFLPYVDQDIAKRRLRARVIFLKRIKRDLESIKKNLKKTSQHLFIILEHDLDLVSAEIRSIERLIGVLAQKS
- the rfaD gene encoding ADP-glyceromanno-heptose 6-epimerase, whose protein sequence is MIVVTGAAGFIGSCILARLNETGREDILIVDHLDNELKPRNLKNKKFIDYFDKKDFLEHIQTGQMSSDVDCIIHMGACSSTILTDEKYYNENNFEYTKALSLWALKNNVRFIYASSAATYGDGSKGYSDDHALIKTYQPLNFYGQSKQNFDQWALDQGMLDKIVGLKFFNVFGPNEYHKGPMRSLVLKAYKKVSEEGKMLLFKSYKKEYAHGEQKRDFIYIKDAVDIVMHFFENPNLSGIYNVGTGRAQSWNELAFALFNAVGKKPNIEYIEMPFDLRDQYQYFTQADMQKLRSTGYQKPFRSLEDSVSDYTKYLLRKEYI